In Bacteroidota bacterium, a genomic segment contains:
- a CDS encoding patatin-like phospholipase family protein — MSLLWVIVLSPALAQNEVQRRPKIGLVLSGGGAKGIAHIGVLKVLEKAGIKPDFIGGTSMGSIIGGLYAIGYSADSLEKLVLSQDWADILTDKISRENLSIDEKEEQSHYFITFPFDSRKIKLPGGLIAGQNLFNLLSHLTWNVKNIHDFNHLPIPYLCTATDIVTGEEVVLHNGNLPDAIRASMSIPTVFNPVEIDGRLLVDGGLVNNFPADEVKKMGADIIIGVNVGFKPYSKGELNSLVKITEQSMFFHVVETNKQNQKLCDILISPGVYSNSAANFNHADSLIKTGEDAAMKVYPQLLKLADSLKRFQPVSPAHIVPKVSDSIYITKVSMEGLENVSKEFMAGKIQIDAPSMSTLADIEKAVDRLYGSQFFEKVTYRIEPFEDGNDLIIRVSEKGTNKFRVGAHYDSDFNASLLMNATLRNLPAKGSKLSLDVILGENPRFKLSYWAYTGWKPQRTLFIFHRATTNWKPDYGMSLDGEKYRIDQFSHDEVVSSFTYQELSYKIFLHHNIRHSASLVTGIENEFSKFRGNPYAMGNQTFTTAFLNFYG, encoded by the coding sequence ATGTCGCTATTGTGGGTGATAGTTTTAAGTCCTGCACTGGCCCAAAACGAAGTGCAGCGCAGGCCTAAGATTGGCCTGGTGCTTAGCGGGGGAGGAGCAAAAGGGATTGCCCATATAGGGGTGTTGAAAGTACTTGAAAAGGCTGGTATTAAGCCCGATTTTATTGGTGGAACCAGTATGGGCAGCATAATCGGAGGTTTGTATGCCATAGGATACAGTGCCGACAGCCTGGAAAAGCTTGTTTTAAGCCAGGATTGGGCAGATATCCTTACCGATAAGATTTCACGGGAAAATCTGAGCATTGACGAAAAAGAAGAACAGTCCCATTATTTTATTACCTTCCCTTTTGATTCCCGAAAAATAAAACTTCCCGGAGGGTTGATTGCCGGACAGAACCTGTTCAACCTTCTTTCACATTTAACCTGGAATGTGAAAAATATTCATGATTTCAACCATTTGCCTATCCCATATCTTTGCACGGCCACCGATATCGTTACGGGTGAGGAAGTGGTTTTGCACAACGGCAATTTACCTGACGCCATAAGAGCCAGTATGTCTATTCCTACGGTATTTAATCCGGTTGAAATTGATGGCCGGCTTCTGGTTGACGGTGGATTGGTCAACAATTTCCCTGCGGATGAAGTGAAGAAGATGGGGGCTGACATCATCATTGGTGTAAATGTGGGTTTTAAGCCCTATTCAAAAGGAGAATTGAATTCCCTGGTGAAGATTACAGAACAGTCCATGTTTTTTCATGTAGTTGAAACCAATAAGCAAAATCAAAAGTTATGTGATATTCTTATTTCTCCCGGAGTTTATTCGAATTCGGCAGCAAACTTTAATCATGCGGATTCGCTCATTAAAACAGGTGAGGATGCGGCCATGAAGGTTTATCCGCAGTTGTTGAAGCTGGCCGATTCCTTAAAACGGTTTCAACCAGTTTCACCTGCCCATATTGTTCCCAAAGTATCGGATTCAATCTACATCACCAAGGTTTCTATGGAAGGCCTTGAAAATGTGTCGAAAGAGTTTATGGCGGGAAAGATACAGATTGACGCTCCCTCAATGAGTACGCTTGCGGATATTGAAAAAGCTGTCGACCGTCTGTATGGCAGCCAGTTTTTTGAAAAGGTGACATATAGAATCGAGCCTTTTGAGGATGGGAACGATCTTATTATCCGGGTGTCAGAAAAAGGAACAAACAAGTTCAGGGTGGGTGCCCATTATGACAGCGATTTCAATGCCAGTCTTTTGATGAATGCTACTTTACGCAACCTTCCGGCAAAGGGCTCAAAGCTAAGCCTGGATGTGATCCTGGGCGAAAATCCCAGATTTAAGCTTTCTTATTGGGCTTATACTGGCTGGAAACCTCAGAGGACTTTATTTATTTTTCACAGGGCAACCACGAACTGGAAACCGGATTATGGCATGTCGCTTGATGGGGAGAAGTACAGAATAGATCAGTTTTCTCATGATGAGGTGGTTTCTAGTTTCACTTATCAGGAATTGTCCTATAAGATTTTTTTACACCATAATATTCGTCATTCTGCTTCATTAGTCACCGGGATTGAAAATGAATTTTCAAAATTCAGGGGGAATCCGTATGCGATGGGGAATCAGACGTTTACCACTGCATTTTTGAATTTCTACGG